The Tenacibaculum jejuense genome includes a window with the following:
- a CDS encoding Crp/Fnr family transcriptional regulator codes for MEIDLITSLLRSYVNDLSDEAITLFSSFISLKEYPRDHIIIKNKSKANKFYIIKSGIVGSFAQDKISEKEYIRAIHNDKTIFTNISSLDKDDNRSVNYYKCLSDCVVYQGSYPEFIKQTHLNHELSVLYNRILEDALLRSQKRIDELSFMDATQRYQALKNNIPNIENLIAQYQIASYLSVTPVQLSRIRKKMYSQ; via the coding sequence ATGGAAATTGATTTAATAACATCTTTGCTAAGATCGTATGTAAACGATCTTTCAGACGAGGCTATAACGTTATTTTCGAGTTTTATTTCTTTAAAAGAATACCCAAGAGATCATATTATCATAAAAAATAAATCTAAGGCCAATAAATTTTATATTATAAAATCTGGTATTGTTGGTAGTTTCGCACAAGATAAAATAAGCGAGAAAGAATACATAAGAGCCATTCACAACGATAAAACTATATTTACTAATATTTCTTCATTAGATAAAGATGATAACAGAAGTGTAAACTACTACAAATGTTTATCTGACTGTGTCGTATACCAAGGTAGTTATCCAGAATTCATCAAACAAACTCACTTAAACCACGAGTTGTCTGTTCTTTACAACAGAATACTTGAAGACGCACTTCTTAGGTCTCAAAAAAGAATTGATGAATTATCTTTTATGGATGCTACACAGCGTTATCAAGCTTTAAAAAATAACATCCCTAATATTGAAAATTTAATTGCTCAATATCAGATTGCAAGCTATTTGAGCGTTACACCTGTACAGTTAAGTAGAATTAGAAAAAAAATGTACTCTCAATAA
- a CDS encoding lipopolysaccharide biosynthesis protein, with amino-acid sequence MGIIFKQSFRNTLVIYLGFLVGAINAIIFYPNILQEEYHGLVTFLLSASNLFMPLIAFGVHNTIVKFYSSYKTKAERDRFLSSIILFPLVIALPIGFFWDIFHDFIISQLNKSNDSKVEDYTMAIYIIAVCCAYFEVFYSWAKVHLKTVLGNVLKEFYNRAAVFVLLLAVFFQLISKSEFIFALTIFYVVRTLIMMFYAFKTYFPKFVFLLPVNTKEIIKYSAYIFLAGSAGAIIIDIDKLMIPGKEAIKAASYYAVAVYIGSFIEAPGRALGQILQPLTSKSLNDNNEEEVDNLYKKSSINLILISGLFFLLVNCSISDLFKIMPEGYAGGELVVLMISLGKMYTMSLGNNRDIINNSKFYRMILPIGFGMAASVYYLNKLFYFSMDFGTEGLALSTLISLFVFNTIKLWFVKAKFKMNPYTKKTAIISLVIMVFFATFYFWHLSIPEFFLGKIPVHIILNILIKSLVITVFYLIVVVKLKISPQFNALISRFRSKIFG; translated from the coding sequence TTGGGAATTATATTTAAACAGTCATTTAGAAATACTTTAGTTATTTATTTAGGTTTCCTCGTTGGAGCTATAAATGCAATAATATTTTACCCTAATATTCTTCAAGAAGAATATCATGGATTAGTTACTTTTTTGCTATCAGCATCAAATTTATTTATGCCTTTAATAGCCTTTGGTGTTCATAACACTATTGTTAAGTTTTATTCTTCTTACAAAACAAAAGCAGAAAGAGATAGGTTTTTATCATCTATTATTTTATTTCCTCTTGTTATTGCACTACCAATTGGTTTTTTTTGGGATATATTTCATGACTTTATCATTTCTCAATTAAATAAAAGTAACGATTCAAAAGTAGAAGATTACACTATGGCAATATATATTATAGCTGTTTGTTGTGCTTATTTTGAAGTTTTTTATTCGTGGGCAAAAGTGCATTTAAAAACGGTTTTAGGAAATGTATTAAAGGAATTTTATAATAGGGCTGCAGTTTTTGTTTTATTATTAGCCGTATTTTTTCAATTGATATCAAAATCTGAATTCATATTTGCATTAACTATATTTTATGTTGTAAGAACTTTAATTATGATGTTTTATGCATTTAAAACGTATTTTCCAAAGTTTGTTTTTTTATTACCAGTTAATACTAAAGAGATTATAAAGTATTCTGCATACATATTTTTAGCAGGTAGCGCCGGTGCTATTATTATTGATATTGATAAATTAATGATACCAGGTAAAGAAGCAATTAAAGCTGCAAGTTATTATGCTGTAGCAGTGTATATAGGTTCTTTTATTGAAGCGCCTGGTAGAGCATTAGGTCAAATTTTACAGCCATTAACCTCGAAATCTTTAAATGATAATAACGAAGAAGAAGTAGACAATCTTTATAAGAAAAGTTCAATAAATTTAATATTAATAAGTGGTTTGTTCTTTCTTTTAGTGAACTGTAGTATTAGCGATTTGTTTAAAATAATGCCAGAAGGTTATGCAGGAGGAGAGTTAGTTGTTCTAATGATTTCATTAGGGAAAATGTATACAATGTCTTTAGGAAACAATAGAGATATTATCAATAACTCTAAATTTTACCGTATGATATTGCCTATAGGTTTTGGAATGGCAGCTTCAGTATATTATTTAAATAAACTCTTTTATTTTTCTATGGATTTTGGTACTGAAGGTTTAGCACTTTCAACATTAATAAGCTTATTTGTATTTAATACGATAAAATTGTGGTTTGTTAAGGCTAAATTTAAAATGAATCCATACACTAAAAAAACAGCTATTATTTCTTTAGTTATAATGGTGTTTTTTGCAACTTTTTATTTTTGGCATTTATCTATTCCAGAGTTTTTTCTAGGTAAAATACCAGTTCATATCATTTTAAATATTTTAATAAAAAGTTTAGTAATTACTGTTTTCTACTTAATAGTAGTTGTAAAACTAAAAATTTCACCACAATTTAATGCTTTGATAAGTCGATTTAGAAGTAAAATTTTCGGATAA
- a CDS encoding glycosyltransferase family 4 protein — translation MKVLIVTYYWPPAGGPGVQRWLKFVKYLRDFGIEPVVFTAENPFYPTLDETLITDVPEGIELIKCPIFEPNNIVAKFKKNETQRSAGFLDPNPSLISKLLLYIRANYFIPDARKFWVKPAVKMLKTYLSTNAIDAVITTGPPHSLHLIGKKLKESIGVKWIADFRDPWTSIDYFHLLPLTNAARKKHFKLEEEVVRAADQVIMVSNNAKKKYQSFNANIAVITNGFDTEKGLETAKEELDRKFSITHIGTMNSERNPIAFWEALTEISNENPDFTDDLELKFIGKVDDSIWEKEIETRFFKDVKRIDYVPHLEAKLNQRKSQVLLIVVNDYPSAKEMIPGKTFEYLQANRPILGFAPEDGDLAEILSETNSGVAVDFKNKELAKKTILNLYADYKKGNLQLSSKGIDSFHRRKLTEKLSVIIKDLIQD, via the coding sequence TTGAAAGTACTAATTGTAACATATTATTGGCCACCAGCAGGAGGACCTGGAGTGCAACGTTGGTTAAAGTTTGTAAAATACTTAAGAGATTTTGGAATAGAGCCTGTTGTGTTCACAGCAGAAAATCCTTTTTACCCTACACTAGATGAAACTTTAATTACTGATGTTCCAGAAGGAATAGAATTAATTAAATGCCCGATTTTTGAGCCAAATAACATTGTAGCTAAGTTTAAGAAAAACGAAACACAACGAAGTGCTGGTTTTCTAGATCCTAATCCATCTCTTATATCAAAATTACTTTTGTATATAAGAGCAAACTATTTTATTCCAGATGCTAGAAAATTTTGGGTTAAACCAGCTGTAAAAATGCTGAAAACCTATCTTTCAACGAATGCAATAGATGCCGTGATAACTACAGGTCCACCTCATAGTTTACATCTTATTGGAAAAAAACTTAAAGAAAGTATAGGAGTGAAGTGGATTGCAGATTTTCGAGATCCATGGACTAGTATAGATTATTTTCATTTACTACCTTTAACTAATGCTGCAAGAAAAAAACATTTTAAATTAGAAGAAGAAGTAGTAAGAGCAGCTGATCAGGTAATTATGGTAAGTAATAACGCTAAGAAAAAATATCAAAGCTTTAATGCTAATATAGCCGTAATTACTAATGGTTTTGACACTGAAAAAGGTTTAGAAACTGCAAAAGAAGAACTAGATAGAAAGTTCAGTATTACACATATTGGAACGATGAATTCTGAAAGAAATCCTATAGCATTTTGGGAAGCACTTACTGAAATTAGTAATGAGAATCCCGATTTTACAGATGATTTAGAACTCAAATTTATAGGTAAAGTAGATGATTCTATTTGGGAAAAAGAAATAGAAACAAGATTCTTTAAAGATGTAAAACGAATAGACTATGTTCCGCACTTAGAAGCCAAACTAAATCAAAGAAAGTCTCAAGTACTTTTAATAGTAGTGAATGATTATCCAAGTGCAAAGGAAATGATTCCGGGCAAAACTTTTGAATATTTACAAGCGAATAGACCTATTTTAGGTTTTGCACCAGAAGATGGAGATTTGGCAGAGATCTTATCAGAAACTAATTCAGGTGTTGCTGTAGACTTTAAAAATAAAGAATTGGCTAAAAAAACAATTCTCAATCTATATGCAGATTATAAAAAGGGTAACTTGCAGTTATCATCAAAAGGAATAGATAGTTTTCATAGAAGAAAATTAACTGAGAAACTATCCGTTATTATTAAAGATTTAATTCAAGATTAA
- a CDS encoding YfhO family protein: MKLTKYLPYVGAIVLFIIASLLYFNPVLGGKQIKQSDITQYIGMAKEMNDFRAENNEEPYWIGNAFSGMPSYQVGAKFPNDFVKELDYLLRFLPRPADYLFLYFLGFFLLLNALKVDWKLSILGSLAFGFSTYLIIIFGAGHNAKAHTIAYMPAVLAGVIYVFQKRYLLGFIVTVIAMALQIVANHIQMTYYLGFCILILGIVEAIDAFKKKQLPTFAKQAGILIVAFVIGIGTNATRLLSTKEYANYSTRGKSELTINTDGSPKKKAKGLDKAYITEYSYGILETFNLIVPRYMGGGTVEKLGENSNFYKVFEEKAGKKAAEEYSEQVLTYWGDQPIVEAPAYIGAVIWFLFFLGVFFVRGKLKYWLVSATIFSILLSWGKNFSVLTNLFIDYVPLYNKFRAVSSIQVIAELCVPLLGVLGLKEFFNTKMAKEEKQQLLIKAVAVTSGVIILGLLLALASSTFEGLRDSQYQYKELPTLIDALIADRKSMLYTDSLRSLILVVLSGGILWFFIKEKVKLIPVIGLTAVLILFDLLSVDLKYVNKDDFTTARNVQRPFVANKADKKILEDKSHFRVANLTANLVNEGRTSYFHNSIGGYHAAKMMRYQELFEYNISRELSSLINILNSRDSIVEKLEQASFSSLNMLNTKYFILSDETVLENDKANGNAWFTSKLIPVASANDEINILKSLNTKKATVIRKNEYSGVNTFKKDSSASIRLEKYTPNHLSYISNTKEDQFAVFSEVFYKDGWNAYVDGKLEPHYQVNYVLRGMHIPKGEHKIEFKFEPKVIKTGSKISLIFLGLFALISIAWFYFERKKATPLDS, from the coding sequence ATGAAACTTACGAAGTATTTACCTTACGTAGGAGCAATTGTATTATTTATAATTGCTTCTTTATTATATTTTAACCCTGTCTTAGGAGGAAAACAAATCAAACAAAGCGATATCACTCAATACATTGGTATGGCTAAAGAAATGAATGACTTTAGAGCAGAGAATAATGAAGAACCTTATTGGATTGGTAATGCTTTTAGTGGAATGCCTTCATATCAAGTAGGGGCAAAGTTTCCAAACGATTTTGTCAAAGAGTTAGATTATTTATTACGTTTTTTACCGAGACCGGCAGATTATTTATTTTTATACTTTTTAGGCTTTTTCTTATTACTTAATGCTTTGAAAGTAGATTGGAAACTTTCTATTTTAGGTAGTTTGGCTTTTGGTTTTTCAACGTATTTGATTATTATTTTTGGTGCAGGCCATAACGCCAAAGCACATACAATAGCATATATGCCAGCTGTTTTAGCAGGAGTTATATATGTTTTTCAAAAAAGATATTTATTAGGTTTCATTGTTACTGTTATAGCTATGGCTTTACAAATAGTAGCCAACCACATACAAATGACTTATTATTTAGGTTTTTGTATCCTAATTTTAGGAATTGTAGAAGCTATAGATGCCTTCAAGAAAAAACAGTTACCAACTTTCGCAAAACAAGCAGGTATTTTAATTGTAGCTTTTGTTATTGGTATAGGAACCAATGCGACTCGTTTATTGTCAACGAAAGAATATGCTAACTATAGTACTAGAGGAAAATCTGAATTAACGATAAATACCGATGGATCTCCTAAAAAGAAAGCGAAAGGTCTTGACAAAGCTTACATAACCGAATATAGTTACGGTATTTTAGAAACCTTTAATCTTATTGTTCCTCGTTATATGGGAGGAGGGACAGTCGAAAAATTAGGAGAAAATTCTAATTTCTATAAAGTATTTGAAGAAAAAGCAGGAAAAAAAGCTGCTGAAGAGTATTCAGAACAAGTTTTAACCTATTGGGGTGATCAACCAATAGTTGAAGCACCTGCATATATAGGAGCAGTAATATGGTTTTTGTTCTTTTTAGGAGTTTTCTTTGTGAGAGGAAAATTGAAATATTGGTTAGTAAGTGCAACAATTTTCTCAATATTGTTAAGCTGGGGAAAAAACTTTTCGGTATTAACTAATTTGTTTATCGACTATGTACCTCTTTACAATAAATTTAGAGCAGTTTCTTCAATACAAGTAATTGCAGAATTATGCGTGCCATTATTGGGAGTTTTAGGACTTAAAGAGTTTTTTAATACCAAAATGGCTAAAGAAGAAAAACAGCAATTATTAATTAAAGCTGTAGCTGTTACCAGTGGTGTAATTATCTTAGGATTATTATTAGCTTTAGCATCTTCTACTTTTGAAGGTTTAAGAGATAGCCAATATCAATACAAAGAATTACCAACATTGATAGATGCATTAATTGCAGACAGAAAATCGATGTTGTATACAGATTCTTTAAGATCTCTAATACTTGTAGTATTATCGGGAGGAATATTGTGGTTCTTCATAAAAGAGAAGGTAAAGTTAATTCCAGTTATTGGATTAACTGCGGTATTAATACTTTTCGATTTACTAAGTGTAGATTTAAAATATGTAAATAAAGATGATTTTACTACAGCAAGAAATGTTCAAAGACCTTTTGTAGCAAACAAAGCTGATAAAAAAATACTAGAAGATAAATCTCATTTTAGAGTAGCTAATTTAACAGCTAATCTGGTAAACGAAGGTCGAACTTCTTATTTTCATAATTCAATTGGTGGATACCATGCCGCGAAGATGATGCGATACCAAGAATTATTTGAATATAACATTAGTAGAGAATTATCTAGTTTAATCAATATTCTTAATAGTAGAGATTCCATTGTAGAAAAGTTAGAGCAGGCAAGCTTTAGTTCACTTAATATGTTAAATACAAAATATTTTATTTTGAGTGATGAAACTGTTTTAGAAAATGATAAAGCGAACGGAAATGCATGGTTTACGTCTAAGTTAATACCAGTAGCTTCTGCTAATGATGAAATAAATATTTTAAAGTCTCTTAATACTAAGAAAGCTACTGTGATTAGAAAAAATGAGTATTCTGGAGTAAATACTTTCAAAAAAGATTCTTCAGCGTCTATTCGTCTTGAAAAATATACACCTAACCATTTATCATATATTAGTAATACAAAAGAAGATCAATTTGCTGTTTTCTCTGAAGTCTTTTATAAGGATGGTTGGAATGCTTATGTAGATGGAAAATTAGAGCCTCATTATCAAGTGAACTATGTTTTAAGAGGTATGCATATTCCTAAAGGAGAACATAAAATTGAGTTTAAATTTGAACCTAAAGTCATTAAAACAGGAAGCAAAATATCGTTGATCTTTTTAGGTTTGTTTGCCTTAATTTCGATTGCTTGGTTTTATTTTGAAAGAAAAAAAGCTACTCCTTTAGATTCTTAA
- a CDS encoding Crp/Fnr family transcriptional regulator translates to MKDTFVHDFCKIYMNDISQESIDKFNNLLSFKEFSTNEVIKVDPLKNQKFYIIVDGIIANYSQDEKANKEYIRAILFEKHVFINLTGLDFVEHISTDYYKCLTKVKFLVGDLNDFFNLAQNSVELFNFIIKLNHVSIYYLQNRLDRLSLLDATNRYKILKKRIPNIENLIPQYQIASYLNITPVQLSRIRKKMYSI, encoded by the coding sequence ATGAAAGATACTTTTGTACACGACTTTTGTAAGATATACATGAATGATATATCGCAAGAATCTATAGATAAATTTAATAATTTATTAAGCTTCAAAGAATTCTCTACTAATGAAGTAATTAAGGTTGATCCTTTAAAAAATCAGAAATTTTATATCATAGTTGATGGTATTATAGCGAATTATTCACAAGATGAAAAAGCAAATAAAGAGTACATTAGAGCTATTTTATTTGAAAAGCATGTGTTTATAAACCTTACAGGTTTAGACTTTGTAGAACATATTTCTACCGACTATTATAAATGCTTAACCAAAGTTAAATTTTTAGTTGGTGATTTAAATGACTTTTTCAATTTGGCTCAAAATAGTGTCGAGCTTTTTAATTTTATCATAAAATTAAATCATGTTTCTATTTATTATCTACAAAACAGACTTGACAGACTTTCATTGTTAGATGCTACAAATCGTTATAAAATACTTAAGAAAAGAATACCAAATATAGAAAACTTAATACCTCAGTATCAAATAGCAAGTTACTTGAATATTACACCTGTACAATTGAGTAGAATAAGGAAGAAAATGTATTCAATTTAA
- a CDS encoding WbqC family protein, with protein MSLFIPTYFSPISQYAAILQSDGIIFEQEDNFQKQTYRNRCYIYGANGKLSLNVPVKHLKSTSGRKKTKDTLIENDFPWQSQHFKSIKTAYQSSPYFEFFEDDISNIFSKNYVYLVDLNIDTYLFVTDALQISQEYSKTKTYEMTPSLNDYRELAIAKNGVFVATKEYTQMFDHKHGFIPNLSILDLLFMEGPNALTYLEDTNI; from the coding sequence TTGAGTCTTTTCATCCCTACATATTTTTCACCTATCAGCCAATATGCGGCCATTTTACAATCTGATGGAATTATTTTTGAACAAGAGGATAATTTCCAAAAACAAACGTACAGAAACAGATGTTACATTTATGGAGCGAATGGTAAATTATCTTTAAATGTTCCTGTAAAACATCTTAAAAGTACTTCAGGAAGAAAAAAAACGAAAGACACACTCATTGAAAATGACTTTCCTTGGCAAAGTCAACATTTTAAATCAATAAAAACAGCATACCAATCATCTCCCTACTTCGAATTCTTTGAAGATGACATTTCTAATATCTTTAGTAAAAATTACGTATATTTAGTAGATTTAAATATCGATACGTATTTATTTGTAACTGATGCCTTGCAAATTTCTCAAGAATACTCAAAGACAAAAACGTATGAAATGACACCTTCACTTAACGATTATAGGGAATTAGCAATCGCAAAGAATGGTGTTTTTGTAGCAACTAAAGAATATACCCAAATGTTTGATCATAAGCATGGGTTTATTCCTAATTTATCTATTTTAGACCTTCTATTTATGGAAGGTCCTAATGCATTAACGTATCTTGAAGATACGAACATTTAA
- a CDS encoding DUF4834 family protein: MGLIKTLLIIGIIYYSFKFLARLFAPYLMKKAMSKMEEKMRNQTRQNTTNDIKVGETIIDKKPNSNKQSDKSVGEYIDFEEID; this comes from the coding sequence ATGGGTTTAATAAAAACACTTCTTATAATTGGTATAATATACTATTCATTTAAATTTTTAGCAAGATTGTTTGCTCCGTATTTAATGAAAAAAGCGATGAGTAAAATGGAGGAGAAGATGAGAAATCAGACTCGCCAAAATACTACAAACGATATTAAAGTAGGAGAAACGATCATTGATAAAAAGCCAAATTCAAACAAACAAAGTGATAAATCAGTAGGGGAATATATTGATTTTGAAGAAATAGACTAA
- a CDS encoding helix-turn-helix domain-containing protein: protein MKEKLFFLLILVCCFCEAQLDSKDIFYGKVYHYKGSNLDSLYNYAKKHINSEDLCVRLSAENAIIYYNYRLKKYDKVEELTEKLLKKTDSLALLKNVNDCVVKTKIAVFNRLFWTYKNTEEFEKAYNKLLQFSDYVKSINDTEFDKFHYLVTINMSKALIKNELKLENDSKKILLNIIKDIENKKVSKIDTGNFNHIIDKKAAANNLLGKTYLLLSKREKKPELLDSTIYYYNKAYKYAKLFIPPHPDSELMYTLKMTEVYISKGAYEKALELVNNYAKINNGHEYLQESFMNKAICFHNLQKSDSAIYYAHKLIEIPNLSKSFLITGYDILSNQYIKKNQLKKAYKYSKLTLSEFDKARLQQDKTYQLLYDNDIEKIKELNQSILKSEKSKYTNIILTFALILFIAFSFFLFKRKKYKNKIVDIQNKEKEEDIKIEISKEKESQKVEYNIDEELENKILAKINTIDNELSFLKPDFTINTLAKDLQTNSTYISFIFNKNKNETFKQYYSKRKIDYIVEKLNDEKIYRNYSIQALAEEVGYTNASAFTRVFKKYMNITPSAYIKNLKE, encoded by the coding sequence TTGAAAGAAAAATTATTCTTTTTATTAATTCTTGTATGCTGTTTTTGTGAAGCACAACTCGACTCTAAAGATATTTTTTATGGTAAAGTATATCACTATAAAGGCTCTAATTTAGACAGTCTATACAACTATGCTAAAAAGCATATAAATTCTGAAGACTTGTGTGTAAGATTAAGTGCTGAAAATGCTATTATTTATTATAACTACCGTCTTAAAAAATATGATAAAGTAGAAGAGTTAACAGAAAAATTGTTAAAAAAAACAGACTCTTTAGCTTTATTAAAAAATGTAAACGACTGTGTTGTTAAAACAAAAATTGCAGTTTTTAATCGACTATTTTGGACTTATAAGAATACAGAAGAATTCGAGAAAGCATACAATAAACTTCTACAATTTTCTGATTATGTAAAATCTATAAATGATACAGAATTTGATAAGTTTCATTATTTAGTCACGATTAACATGTCTAAAGCTCTAATTAAAAATGAATTAAAATTAGAAAATGACTCTAAAAAAATTCTACTAAATATTATTAAGGATATTGAAAATAAGAAGGTAAGTAAAATAGATACTGGTAATTTTAATCATATTATAGATAAAAAAGCAGCTGCTAATAATTTACTTGGTAAAACATATTTACTTTTAAGCAAACGCGAAAAAAAACCTGAACTATTAGATTCTACTATCTACTATTATAATAAAGCATACAAGTATGCAAAACTTTTTATTCCTCCACACCCTGATTCAGAGTTAATGTATACTCTAAAAATGACAGAAGTTTACATTAGTAAAGGTGCTTATGAAAAAGCATTAGAATTAGTAAATAATTACGCTAAAATTAATAATGGTCATGAGTATTTACAAGAATCGTTTATGAATAAAGCTATATGTTTTCATAATTTACAGAAAAGCGACTCTGCTATTTATTATGCGCATAAATTAATTGAAATTCCTAATCTTAGTAAAAGTTTTTTAATTACTGGATATGATATTCTTTCTAATCAATACATCAAAAAAAATCAACTAAAAAAAGCGTATAAGTATTCAAAACTAACTTTAAGTGAATTTGATAAGGCTAGACTACAACAAGATAAAACGTATCAACTATTATATGATAATGATATCGAAAAAATTAAAGAACTTAATCAATCAATATTAAAAAGTGAAAAAAGTAAATACACTAACATTATTTTAACTTTTGCTCTTATACTGTTTATTGCTTTTAGCTTCTTTCTATTTAAAAGAAAAAAATACAAGAATAAAATTGTTGATATCCAAAATAAAGAGAAAGAAGAAGATATTAAGATTGAAATTTCTAAAGAAAAAGAATCTCAAAAAGTTGAATATAATATTGATGAAGAATTAGAAAATAAGATATTAGCTAAAATTAACACCATAGATAATGAACTTAGTTTTCTAAAACCTGATTTTACTATAAACACTTTAGCTAAAGACTTACAAACTAACTCAACTTATATTTCTTTCATTTTTAATAAAAACAAGAATGAAACTTTTAAACAGTACTACAGCAAAAGAAAGATAGATTATATAGTAGAGAAATTAAATGATGAAAAAATATATCGTAATTATTCAATACAAGCTTTAGCAGAAGAGGTTGGATATACAAACGCTTCTGCTTTTACCAGAGTTTTTAAAAAATATATGAATATTACTCCTTCAGCTTACATTAAGAATCTAAAGGAGTAG
- a CDS encoding glycosyltransferase family 4 protein, translating into MKIGMILDNVYPPDPRVENEAIELIKGGHDVFLFCLTYNNQSLKEEVKKIKVRRYKSSKLEYKLSALAYTVPFYTIMMKRKIKDFIISNEIEALHCHDIRVAEAVFSANKEFNLPVVLDLHDNLPENMKFYPHLQKFPGKYIISPKRWKQKEAIFLKKATNVLTVSQEFVDQLKERVENPDKVLLVPNTINKSFYENAKIDESIIERYKNNFVVLYLGDTNVRRGLLTAINAVPELIKTIPNFKLVIVGSNTTDTVLKSRAKTLGVNDYIDFEGWQDLTLFPSYILTSSICISPLRRSIQHDVAYANKIFQYMGFGKPLVVSNATAQQKLIEKYNSGLVHEERNSEDFSEKILTLYNDQELRVKLGENGQNFVRNHFVWEITAKTLIDLYHSLS; encoded by the coding sequence ATGAAAATAGGAATGATACTGGACAATGTTTATCCTCCAGATCCAAGAGTAGAAAATGAAGCAATAGAACTTATAAAAGGTGGACATGATGTATTTCTATTCTGTTTAACTTACAACAATCAAAGTTTAAAAGAAGAAGTAAAAAAAATAAAGGTTAGGAGATATAAAAGCTCTAAGCTTGAATATAAATTATCTGCATTAGCTTATACGGTTCCTTTTTATACTATTATGATGAAAAGGAAAATCAAAGATTTTATAATTTCAAATGAAATTGAAGCACTACATTGTCATGATATAAGAGTAGCCGAAGCAGTATTTTCTGCTAATAAAGAATTTAATCTTCCAGTAGTATTAGATTTACACGATAATTTACCGGAAAACATGAAGTTTTATCCACATTTACAAAAATTTCCTGGTAAGTATATCATTTCTCCAAAAAGGTGGAAACAAAAGGAAGCTATTTTTCTCAAAAAAGCTACAAATGTTCTAACGGTATCTCAAGAGTTTGTAGATCAACTAAAGGAAAGGGTGGAAAACCCAGATAAAGTATTGCTAGTACCTAATACAATAAATAAATCCTTTTATGAAAATGCTAAGATAGACGAATCTATTATAGAGCGTTACAAGAATAATTTTGTCGTTTTATATTTAGGAGATACTAATGTACGAAGAGGATTATTAACTGCAATAAATGCTGTTCCAGAACTTATAAAAACTATTCCTAATTTTAAATTAGTCATTGTAGGTTCGAATACTACAGATACAGTTTTGAAAAGTAGAGCTAAAACTTTAGGCGTTAATGATTATATAGATTTTGAAGGTTGGCAAGATTTAACTTTATTTCCATCTTATATTTTAACAAGTAGTATTTGTATTTCTCCATTACGAAGAAGTATACAGCATGATGTTGCTTACGCTAACAAAATCTTTCAATATATGGGATTTGGTAAACCTTTAGTAGTAAGTAATGCCACAGCACAGCAAAAATTGATAGAAAAGTACAATTCTGGATTAGTACATGAAGAAAGAAACAGTGAAGATTTTTCAGAAAAGATACTTACTTTGTATAATGATCAGGAATTACGAGTAAAACTAGGGGAGAATGGACAAAATTTTGTTAGAAATCATTTTGTCTGGGAAATTACAGCCAAAACATTAATCGATTTATATCATAGTTTAAGTTGA